The following proteins are co-located in the Callospermophilus lateralis isolate mCalLat2 chromosome 8, mCalLat2.hap1, whole genome shotgun sequence genome:
- the Nkx6-1 gene encoding homeobox protein Nkx-6.1, whose translation MLAVGAMEGTRQSAFLLSSPPLAALHSMAEMKTPLYPAAYPPLPTGPPSSSSSSSSSSSPSPPLGAHNPSGLKPPAAGGLSSLGSPPQQLSAATPHGINDILSRPSMPVASGAALPSASPSGSSSSSSSSASASSASAAAAAAAAAAAAASSPAGLLAGLPRFSSLSPPPPPPGLYFSPSAAAVAAVGRYPKPLAELPGRTPIFWPGVMQSPPWRDARLACTPHQGSILLDKDGKRKHTRPTFSGQQIFALEKTFEQTKYLAGPERARLAYSLGMTESQVKVWFQNRRTKWRKKHAAEMATAKKKQDSETERLKGASENEEEDDDYNKPLDPNSDDEKITQLLKKHKSSSGGGGLLLHASENEGSS comes from the exons ATGTTAGCAGTGGGGGCGATGGAGGGCACCCGGCAGAGTGCATTCCTGCTCAGCAGTCCGCCCCTGGCCGCCCTGCACAGCATGGCCGAGATGAAGACCCCGCTGTACCCCGCCGCCTACCCCCCGTTGCCCACTGGCCCCCCTTCCTCCTCGTCCTCGTCTTCCTCGTCCTCGTCGCCCTCCCCGCCTTTGGGCGCCCACAACCCCAGCGGCCTGAAGCCCCCAGCCGCAGGGGGGCTCTCGTCCCTGGGCAGTCCCCCGCAGCAGCTCTCGGCCGCCACCCCACACGGCATCAACGACATCCTGAGCCGACCCTCCATGCCGGTGGCCTCTGGAGCCGCCCTGCCCTCAGCTTCTCCCTCTGgttcctcctcctcatcttcctcGTCAGCTTCTGCTTCCTCCGCCTCTGCGGcggctgccgctgctgctgcggcCGCGGCAGCTGCCTCATCCCCGGCTGGGCTGCTGGCCGGCCTGCCCCGCTTCAGCAGCCTGAGCCCGCCACCGCCGCCTCCTGGGCTCTACTTCAGCCCTAGTGCAGCAGCCGTGGCCGCGGTGGGCCGGTACCCCAAACCACTGGCCGAGCTGCCTGGCCGGACGCCCATCTTCTGGCCAGGAGTGATGCAGAGCCCGCCCTGGAGGGATGCACGCCTGGCCTGTACCCCTC ATCAAGGATCCATTTTGTTGgacaaagatgggaagagaaaacACACGAGACCCACGTTCTCTGGCCAGCAGATCTTTGCTCTGGAGAAGACCTTCGAACAAACGAAATACTTGGCTGGGCCAGAGAGAGCTCGCTTGGCCTATTCGTTGGGGATGACGGAGAGTCAGGTCAAG GTCTGGTTCCAGAACCGCCGGACCAAGTGGAGGAAGAAGCACGCGGCCGAGATGGCTACAGCCAAGAAGAAGCAGGACTCGGAGACCGAGCGGCTCAAGGGGGCCTCGGAGAACGAGGAAGAAGACGACGACTACAACAAGCCTCTGGACCCCAACTCAGACGACGAGAAAATCACGCAGCTGCTGAAGAAGcacaaatccagcagcggcggcggcggcctcCTGCTGCACGCGTCCGAGAACGAGGGCTCGTCCTGA